A part of Pararoseomonas sp. SCSIO 73927 genomic DNA contains:
- a CDS encoding protein adenylyltransferase SelO family protein, which produces MSTTVLEGQAVRFPFDNSYARLPERFHARLDPTPVAAPRLLRLNDALARRLGLDPAALALPEGVAVLAGNRVPEGAEPLAAAYAGHQFGNFVPQLGDGRAILLGEVVAPDGARFDVQLKGSGPTPFSRRGDGRAALGPVLREYLVSEAMAALGVPTTRALAAVATGEEVYRETALPGAVLTRVASSHIRVGSFAYFAARGDVEALRVLADHAIARHYPGLAGAANPYRALLDGVIARQAALVARWMGIGFIHGVMNTDNTSISGETIDYGPCAFMDAYDPATVFSSIDQFGRYAYGNQPRIMQWNLARLAEALLPLLAETEEAALASANEALAGFAPAFEGAYLEGLRAKIGLPGGSAGDAALAGELLKAMAENRADFTLTFRRLCDVAEGRAVEGDASVRGLFADPAAFDAWAVRWRARLLEVGGDPMARAAAMRAVNPAVIPRNHLVEAALAAARGGDLAPFEALLESTARPYEDQPGADVLPQGAEEPYVTFCGT; this is translated from the coding sequence ATGAGCACCACGGTCCTGGAAGGGCAGGCGGTCCGCTTCCCCTTCGACAATTCCTATGCCCGGCTGCCGGAGCGCTTCCACGCGCGGCTGGACCCGACGCCCGTGGCGGCGCCGCGGCTGCTGCGGCTGAACGACGCCCTGGCGCGGCGGCTGGGGCTGGATCCGGCGGCGCTGGCCCTGCCGGAGGGCGTAGCGGTGCTGGCGGGGAACCGCGTGCCGGAAGGGGCGGAGCCGCTGGCGGCCGCCTATGCGGGGCACCAGTTCGGCAACTTCGTGCCGCAGCTCGGGGATGGGCGGGCGATCCTGCTGGGCGAGGTGGTGGCGCCGGACGGGGCGCGGTTCGACGTGCAGCTGAAGGGTTCGGGGCCCACCCCCTTCTCCCGCCGTGGGGATGGGCGGGCGGCGCTGGGGCCGGTGCTGCGGGAATACCTTGTCAGCGAGGCGATGGCGGCGCTGGGCGTGCCGACCACGCGCGCCCTGGCGGCCGTGGCCACGGGGGAGGAGGTTTACCGCGAGACGGCGTTGCCGGGCGCGGTGCTGACGCGGGTGGCGAGCAGCCATATCCGGGTGGGCAGCTTCGCCTACTTCGCGGCGCGCGGGGACGTGGAGGCGCTGCGCGTGCTGGCGGACCACGCCATCGCGCGCCACTACCCCGGGCTGGCAGGGGCGGCGAACCCGTACCGGGCGCTGCTGGACGGGGTGATCGCGCGGCAGGCGGCGCTGGTCGCGCGCTGGATGGGGATCGGCTTCATTCACGGGGTGATGAACACGGACAACACCTCGATCTCCGGCGAGACGATCGACTACGGGCCCTGCGCCTTCATGGACGCCTACGATCCCGCCACGGTGTTCAGCTCCATCGACCAGTTCGGGCGCTACGCCTACGGCAACCAGCCGCGGATCATGCAGTGGAACTTGGCGCGGCTGGCGGAGGCGCTGCTGCCGCTGCTGGCCGAGACGGAGGAGGCCGCGCTCGCCTCCGCCAACGAGGCGCTGGCGGGTTTCGCCCCGGCCTTCGAGGGTGCCTATCTGGAAGGCCTGCGCGCCAAGATCGGGCTGCCCGGCGGGAGCGCGGGAGACGCGGCGCTGGCGGGCGAGCTGCTGAAGGCGATGGCGGAGAACCGGGCGGACTTCACCCTGACCTTCCGCCGGCTCTGCGATGTGGCAGAGGGGCGCGCGGTGGAGGGGGATGCCTCCGTGCGCGGACTCTTCGCCGACCCGGCCGCCTTCGATGCCTGGGCGGTGCGCTGGCGGGCACGGCTGCTGGAGGTGGGTGGCGATCCGATGGCGCGGGCGGCGGCGATGCGGGCGGTGAACCCCGCGGTGATCCCGCGCAACCACCTCGTCGAGGCGGCCCTGGCGGCGGCCCGGGGCGGCGACCTCGCGCCCTTCGAGGCGCTGCTGGAGAGCACGGCCCGGCCCTACGAGGACCAGCCGGGCGCGGATGTTCTGCCGCAGGGGGCGGAGGAGCCCTATGTCACCTTCTGCGGGACCTGA
- a CDS encoding LysR family transcriptional regulator, protein MPRARTVPERSDEPRLNLRLDLGGGLRVGPGKVRLLEEIGRAGSISAAGRALGMSYRRAWELVEALNRGFGAPVAETAAGGAGGGGARLTALGDEVVRTYRAIEAEANAAAAARLAALAGRGVG, encoded by the coding sequence ATGCCCCGCGCCAGGACCGTTCCGGAGAGGAGTGACGAGCCGCGGCTGAACCTGCGGCTTGACCTTGGCGGCGGCCTGCGGGTCGGGCCGGGCAAGGTGCGGCTGCTGGAGGAGATCGGGCGCGCCGGCTCCATCTCGGCGGCCGGGAGGGCGCTGGGCATGTCCTATCGCCGGGCCTGGGAACTGGTGGAGGCGCTGAACCGCGGCTTCGGCGCGCCCGTGGCGGAGACGGCGGCGGGCGGTGCGGGCGGGGGCGGGGCGAGGCTGACGGCGCTGGGGGATGAGGTGGTGCGGACCTACCGCGCCATCGAGGCGGAGGCGAACGCGGCCGCCGCCGCGCGCCTGGCGGCGCTGGCGGGGCGCGGGGTAGGCTGA